The Minwuia thermotolerans genome includes a window with the following:
- a CDS encoding ParB/RepB/Spo0J family partition protein, which yields MTGLVLKRIPVADILVGRRIRPVDRRALGPLKADIEVHGLRNPIEVGQEEGGRWRLVAGLHRLTAVQELGHEEIDVLVCEDDANARRERELMENLCRIELSALERCQFLHQLKCLFQERTHARHGGDRRSDHATNVPRLADWYRSVALRASCSARTVQRQALIGHDLDELAADRLRGTPFEDSQRELESLSRLEPRKQQRVALLLTAEDEAARAASVADALAKVDGETEAPEAKTPTSRMWNLWNRASADERRAFVAELDEDELADAVAARGYRLERI from the coding sequence GGCGCCGCATCCGTCCCGTCGACCGGCGGGCGCTCGGGCCTCTCAAGGCGGACATCGAGGTCCACGGACTTCGCAACCCGATCGAAGTCGGCCAGGAGGAGGGAGGGCGCTGGCGCCTGGTTGCCGGCCTGCACCGGCTGACCGCGGTCCAGGAACTCGGCCACGAAGAGATCGACGTGCTCGTCTGCGAGGACGACGCCAATGCCCGGCGCGAGCGCGAGCTGATGGAGAACCTCTGCCGCATCGAGCTCTCCGCGCTGGAGCGGTGCCAGTTCCTGCACCAGCTGAAGTGTCTTTTCCAGGAGCGCACTCACGCCCGGCACGGCGGCGACCGGCGGAGCGATCACGCGACCAATGTGCCACGGTTGGCAGATTGGTATCGCTCCGTCGCGCTGCGGGCGAGTTGCAGCGCCAGAACCGTCCAGCGCCAGGCGCTGATCGGCCACGACCTGGACGAGCTCGCCGCCGACAGGCTGCGCGGCACCCCGTTCGAGGACAGCCAGCGGGAGCTGGAGTCGCTGTCGCGGCTGGAACCGCGGAAGCAACAGCGCGTCGCGCTGTTGCTGACGGCCGAGGACGAGGCCGCCCGCGCGGCGAGCGTGGCCGACGCCCTGGCGAAGGTCGATGGCGAGACCGAAGCGCCCGAGGCGAAGACGCCGACCAGCCGCATGTGGAATCTATGGAACCGGGCCTCGGCCGACGAGCGGCGCGCCTTCGTCGCCGAGCTGGACGAGGACGAGCTGGCCGACGCCGTCGCCGCCCGCGGCTACCGTCTGGAGCGCATCTGA
- a CDS encoding DNA transposition protein, with product MARRRDGQTLDLFEWEPPKLVARYDEQRVRAADLRIRIARAISETLNDCEFDRSEVAKAMSEWLGEAVSKSTLDAYASPAKEEHTISFLRLMALVHVTGDRRLLQIAAEPLGWSVIEDRWLPWVEVGQLADAKEDLDRHYDMARRLARKGIR from the coding sequence ATGGCGCGGCGCCGGGATGGTCAGACGCTGGACCTGTTCGAATGGGAGCCGCCCAAGCTGGTGGCGCGCTATGACGAGCAGCGCGTCCGCGCCGCCGACCTCAGGATCAGGATCGCGCGGGCCATTTCCGAGACGCTGAACGACTGCGAATTCGACCGCAGCGAGGTGGCCAAGGCCATGTCGGAGTGGCTCGGCGAGGCCGTCAGCAAGTCGACGCTCGACGCCTATGCCAGCCCGGCGAAGGAAGAACACACGATCAGCTTCCTGCGTCTGATGGCGCTGGTCCACGTCACCGGCGACCGGCGGCTGCTGCAGATCGCGGCGGAGCCGTTGGGCTGGTCGGTGATCGAGGACCGCTGGCTGCCCTGGGTCGAAGTGGGCCAGCTGGCCGACGCCAAGGAAGACCTGGACCGCCACTACGACATGGCGCGCCGCCTCGCCCGAAAGGGCATCCGCTGA